A section of the Rhodobacteraceae bacterium LMO-JJ12 genome encodes:
- a CDS encoding lytic transglycosylase domain-containing protein — MVLVMESDGSLTPSRSQSSFARNYNEGIGQSSASDGIAIFGEVEAEQEGVQVAALARPTPLPRADVLSGIQTTALRYAGHPGLRRAGLSVTDWLALYRANIEVESAYRQDAISSAGAIGLGQLMPATARDLGVDPRDPLQNLDGSARYLAMMLERFGDPHLALAAYNAGPDAVRQHGGIPPYRETQNHVARVMAVVARLEGSNS; from the coding sequence ATGGTCCTGGTCATGGAGAGCGACGGCTCCCTGACCCCGTCCCGCTCTCAGAGCAGCTTTGCTCGAAACTACAATGAAGGGATTGGTCAGAGTTCGGCCTCCGATGGGATCGCGATCTTCGGCGAGGTAGAGGCCGAGCAAGAGGGCGTCCAAGTCGCGGCCCTTGCCCGCCCGACTCCCCTGCCCCGCGCCGATGTCCTCTCCGGGATTCAGACCACGGCCTTGCGCTATGCCGGCCATCCCGGCCTGCGTCGCGCGGGGCTTTCCGTGACGGATTGGCTAGCTCTCTATCGAGCCAATATCGAGGTTGAGAGCGCCTACCGGCAGGATGCGATTTCAAGTGCAGGTGCCATTGGCCTTGGTCAATTGATGCCAGCGACGGCGCGTGATCTGGGCGTCGACCCGCGTGATCCGCTGCAGAACCTCGACGGCTCTGCCCGCTACCTCGCGATGATGCTGGAGCGCTTCGGCGATCCGCATCTGGCGCTGGCGGCCTACAACGCCGGTCCCGACGCCGTGCGCCAACACGGTGGCATTCCCCCTTACCGAGAAACCCAGAACCACGTGGCCCGTGTCATGGCCGTCGTGGCCCGATTGGAAGGATCAAATTCGTGA
- a CDS encoding STAS/SEC14 domain-containing protein → MFTETLTAHDDTIGLACEGKLSESDLKRMHALLHERLQETSKPGLVLDLTRFEGYDGPSALLEDLKIDTAHRNDFRRVAVVGEGALLEWGTRFADVLTTAELR, encoded by the coding sequence ATGTTCACCGAGACACTGACAGCTCATGACGACACGATTGGCCTCGCCTGCGAGGGCAAGCTCAGCGAAAGCGACCTGAAACGGATGCACGCCCTGCTTCATGAGCGCCTGCAAGAGACAAGTAAGCCCGGCCTGGTTCTCGATCTCACGAGGTTCGAAGGCTACGATGGGCCGTCCGCTCTGCTCGAAGATCTGAAAATCGACACAGCCCATAGGAATGACTTCCGCCGCGTCGCTGTGGTGGGCGAAGGGGCTTTGTTGGAGTGGGGAACCAGGTTCGCCGACGTGCTGACCACGGCAGAACTCCGTTAG
- a CDS encoding VirB3 family type IV secretion system protein, which translates to MAERSPLFLGLVRPPKLLGLPIMYAMVWLFGSVLLFVWVQHIAVLGFAALLYPVLWKAADWDPRFIDVMMTALQETPPTRNRSIHGGDSYAP; encoded by the coding sequence GTGGCTGAACGCTCGCCCCTCTTTCTGGGCCTCGTGCGCCCGCCGAAGCTTCTGGGCCTGCCCATCATGTACGCGATGGTTTGGCTCTTCGGCTCTGTGCTCTTGTTCGTCTGGGTCCAGCACATCGCGGTGCTGGGTTTCGCCGCCCTGCTCTATCCGGTGCTGTGGAAGGCCGCAGATTGGGACCCGCGTTTCATCGACGTGATGATGACGGCCCTGCAGGAGACACCGCCCACGCGCAACAGGTCCATCCATGGCGGGGACAGCTATGCCCCGTGA
- a CDS encoding cation diffusion facilitator family transporter — MPHDHGHAHIDPQSGDRRVSIAIWANGLLTVAQIVGGILSGSLALIADALHNFSDMASLVIAFFARKIARRPADKRMTFGYGRVEIVAALINYTTLILIGFYLIYEGGMRMIDPPEVQGWTVVILGGVALVVDTLTALLTYSMQKGSVNIRALFLHNLSDAFASVAVIIGGSLILLYNMRWVDPAITIGIALYILYLAFTEIGGPIRTLMLGSPPDIDNETVVQAMRGVDGVADVHHVHLWQMQEHEAALDCHVVLTADGWGQIEKIKAAIKDRLKDDFSIGHSSLEFEHEDRAHENADLYGHGKPEKEEENHVHRDTDSS; from the coding sequence GTGCCGCATGATCACGGCCACGCCCACATCGATCCTCAATCCGGTGATCGTCGCGTCTCCATCGCCATCTGGGCCAACGGCCTCCTGACGGTCGCGCAGATCGTCGGCGGGATCCTTTCCGGCAGCCTCGCGCTGATCGCGGATGCCCTCCACAATTTCTCGGACATGGCGTCGCTGGTGATCGCCTTCTTCGCGCGTAAGATCGCTCGCCGCCCGGCGGACAAGCGCATGACCTTCGGCTATGGGCGGGTAGAAATCGTCGCAGCGCTCATCAACTACACGACACTTATCCTGATCGGCTTCTACCTGATCTACGAGGGTGGCATGCGCATGATCGACCCACCAGAGGTACAGGGCTGGACGGTGGTGATCCTGGGCGGTGTGGCACTGGTCGTCGACACGTTGACGGCGCTGCTCACCTATTCGATGCAGAAAGGCAGCGTGAACATCCGTGCGCTCTTCCTGCACAACCTATCGGACGCTTTTGCCTCCGTGGCGGTCATCATCGGCGGCTCGCTCATCCTCCTCTACAACATGCGGTGGGTCGACCCGGCGATCACCATCGGCATCGCTCTCTACATCCTCTACCTCGCATTTACCGAGATCGGCGGTCCGATTCGGACGCTGATGCTCGGCAGTCCACCGGACATCGATAATGAAACCGTCGTTCAGGCGATGCGGGGTGTGGATGGTGTCGCGGACGTTCATCACGTGCATCTGTGGCAGATGCAGGAGCACGAGGCGGCTCTGGACTGCCACGTCGTGCTGACAGCGGACGGCTGGGGTCAAATCGAAAAGATCAAGGCCGCGATCAAGGACCGGCTGAAGGACGATTTCAGCATCGGTCATTCGAGTCTGGAATTTGAGCACGAAGACCGCGCACACGAAAACGCTGACCTTTACGGTCACGGCAAACCGGAAAAAGAGGAGGAAAACCATGTTCACCGAGACACTGACAGCTCATGA
- a CDS encoding type IV secretion system DNA-binding domain-containing protein: MPRDDARGAALDARTMTPDWYARETRLAHMLPYVSLVDDQTVRTRVNELFRCIRLEGINSYTTDDAYLDKVTALFARIVAQLGPEFSYYVHKVSKAIKPDLDPIREDSFAGEVDRRWRAKLETSGLRDKTLTLTVIHRPPPKSLLPFLSRSAPDRLKEETRKRLQRLGEAVNVFLSGLTELKPRLLSAGSGELVGFLGALNTGTELPLYPANTYGFLSFNVANTRVTFHGDHFELSEGVVGHRYGKSFTIGEYSEGTSCTMFDMLNLPVDMIVTHSFTPINSNLMAGRIKRQKRQMQASQDAALSLMEALDIAADDLEAKRQSFGEHHMVVTIFCETLEELQTLSAEIVNAAATEGVKMIGERVAAKAHYLSQHPGNQPKRVRASAVTNRNFADFAAFHRTQLGKPAALTPWGRVVTYLPTPEQSAYRFSYHEQGSPDKEPTSGHTLIMGRPGSGKSVLSAFLMTQARRAGARIFVFDYRLGMEMAVRANGGRYASLNAGQPTGLNPLWTETDARGTAWLSDWLATLLYRADKPLTPAQTNRIQEVVRQNAQATNPALRNWRDFASLFVSTDDGGDLHQRLLEWTEDGRYGWIFGQSLEDTFSLKGDVVGFDLTGILDSEADKERMAVLSYLFRRVEREIEDRRPTIIVIDEAWKALDNAYFAERLSNWLVTARKQNTVAVMMTQYASQLERTRTGKTIIEAVPTQILLPNIRAQPADYAMLNLTEKELDVLLNTGSNSRLALIRDDQGSIVVDADLSALGPNLTILGGMEKGEALVGADYRDRPDFWRLS; this comes from the coding sequence ATGCCCCGTGATGACGCCCGTGGTGCTGCGCTCGATGCCCGCACAATGACGCCAGACTGGTATGCGCGCGAGACCCGCCTCGCGCATATGCTGCCCTATGTAAGCCTCGTCGACGACCAGACCGTGCGGACCCGGGTGAACGAACTCTTCCGCTGCATTCGGCTCGAGGGGATCAACAGCTACACGACCGACGATGCCTATCTCGACAAGGTGACGGCGCTTTTTGCCCGCATCGTCGCGCAGCTCGGGCCGGAATTCAGCTATTACGTCCACAAGGTCTCCAAGGCCATCAAACCTGATCTCGACCCGATCCGTGAGGACAGCTTCGCAGGCGAGGTGGACCGGCGCTGGCGCGCAAAACTCGAGACCAGCGGGCTGCGCGACAAGACGCTGACGCTCACCGTCATTCACCGTCCGCCCCCGAAAAGCCTCCTGCCGTTCCTGAGCCGCAGCGCGCCGGACCGACTGAAGGAGGAGACCCGCAAACGCCTGCAGCGCCTCGGTGAGGCCGTGAACGTCTTCCTCTCGGGGCTTACCGAGCTCAAGCCGCGCCTGCTGTCAGCAGGATCGGGAGAGTTGGTGGGATTTTTGGGCGCGCTGAACACGGGCACCGAGCTGCCGCTCTACCCGGCCAACACCTACGGCTTTCTGTCCTTCAACGTCGCCAATACCCGCGTGACGTTTCACGGCGACCATTTCGAGCTCTCCGAGGGCGTCGTGGGCCACCGCTACGGCAAGAGCTTCACCATCGGAGAATACTCGGAAGGCACCTCCTGCACCATGTTCGACATGCTGAACCTGCCAGTCGACATGATCGTGACGCACTCCTTCACGCCGATCAATTCGAACCTCATGGCGGGCCGCATCAAGCGGCAAAAGCGCCAGATGCAGGCGAGCCAGGACGCCGCCCTATCGCTTATGGAAGCGCTCGACATCGCCGCCGATGATCTGGAGGCCAAACGCCAGAGCTTCGGTGAGCACCACATGGTCGTGACGATCTTCTGCGAAACGCTCGAAGAGCTGCAGACGCTCAGCGCCGAGATCGTGAATGCCGCCGCGACCGAGGGCGTGAAAATGATCGGCGAGCGGGTCGCCGCAAAGGCCCATTACCTCAGCCAGCACCCCGGCAACCAGCCCAAGCGTGTCCGCGCGAGCGCCGTCACCAATCGCAACTTCGCGGATTTTGCGGCCTTCCACCGGACGCAGCTCGGCAAACCCGCAGCACTTACCCCTTGGGGCCGGGTCGTCACTTATTTGCCCACGCCGGAGCAGAGCGCCTACCGGTTTTCCTACCACGAGCAGGGCAGCCCGGACAAAGAACCGACCAGCGGGCATACCCTGATCATGGGTCGGCCCGGGTCGGGCAAATCGGTGCTGTCCGCCTTTCTGATGACGCAAGCCCGTCGCGCAGGCGCGCGGATCTTCGTCTTCGATTACCGTCTTGGTATGGAGATGGCGGTCCGCGCCAATGGCGGGCGCTACGCGTCCCTGAACGCCGGTCAGCCCACGGGCCTCAACCCGCTCTGGACCGAGACCGATGCGCGCGGCACCGCCTGGCTCTCGGACTGGCTTGCCACCCTGCTCTACCGCGCCGACAAGCCGCTCACTCCTGCCCAGACCAATCGCATCCAGGAAGTCGTGCGCCAGAACGCGCAGGCCACAAACCCGGCCCTGCGGAACTGGCGGGATTTCGCATCGCTTTTTGTGTCCACCGACGATGGCGGCGATCTGCACCAGCGCCTGCTCGAATGGACCGAGGACGGCCGCTATGGCTGGATCTTCGGGCAGAGCCTCGAGGACACGTTCTCGCTCAAGGGCGATGTGGTGGGCTTCGATCTGACCGGCATTCTCGACAGCGAGGCCGACAAGGAACGGATGGCGGTCCTGTCCTATCTCTTCCGCCGGGTCGAGCGCGAAATCGAGGACCGCCGCCCCACCATCATCGTGATCGACGAGGCCTGGAAGGCCCTCGATAACGCGTATTTCGCCGAGCGGCTGTCGAACTGGCTGGTGACAGCGCGCAAACAGAACACGGTCGCGGTGATGATGACGCAATACGCAAGCCAGCTCGAGCGCACCCGGACCGGCAAGACCATCATCGAGGCGGTGCCGACGCAGATCCTGCTCCCCAATATCCGCGCGCAGCCAGCGGACTACGCCATGCTGAACCTCACGGAGAAGGAGCTCGATGTCCTTCTCAACACGGGCAGCAACAGCCGCTTGGCGCTGATCCGCGACGATCAGGGCTCGATCGTCGTCGATGCCGATCTGAGCGCGCTTGGACCCAATCTCACCATCCTTGGCGGCATGGAAAAGGGCGAAGCGCTTGTCGGCGCCGATTACCGCGACCGCCCTGATTTCTGGAGGCTTTCATGA
- a CDS encoding helix-turn-helix transcriptional regulator, which translates to MAKTIRSKGQVALCQALVDARVKAGLGQKDLADRLRCHQSLIARLESGQRRVDVVELVVLARAIGFDPFEVLAIVEAATEPDHRI; encoded by the coding sequence GTGGCAAAGACAATCAGAAGCAAGGGACAAGTGGCACTCTGTCAGGCGTTGGTCGACGCCCGTGTCAAAGCGGGCCTTGGTCAGAAAGACCTGGCAGACAGGCTCAGATGCCACCAGTCCCTTATTGCCCGCCTTGAGAGCGGCCAGCGCCGGGTCGACGTTGTCGAGCTGGTCGTCTTGGCGCGCGCCATCGGCTTTGACCCGTTCGAGGTTCTGGCGATCGTTGAAGCCGCCACGGAGCCCGACCACAGGATTTGA
- a CDS encoding transglutaminase-like domain-containing protein, protein MNPADPHLAKTRLLDFDATSIAKLIEERGWADLPSDDRIGAIYDFVRNEITFGYNRADDIPASEVLADGHGQCNTKGTLLMALLRGVGVRCRLHGFTIHKALQRGVVPELVYPLAPSEILHSWVEVDLGDGWVNHRQNFGFVRDLLYRHVIRHWMNARVRRIRRGILPPVPGFDRPNHRHEETNRAA, encoded by the coding sequence GTGAACCCCGCCGACCCTCATTTGGCCAAAACCCGGCTGCTGGATTTTGACGCGACCTCAATTGCAAAACTGATCGAGGAGCGCGGCTGGGCAGACCTTCCCAGCGACGACCGAATTGGGGCCATCTACGATTTCGTCAGGAACGAGATTACCTTCGGCTACAACCGCGCCGACGACATTCCGGCGTCCGAGGTCCTCGCAGATGGCCACGGGCAGTGCAACACCAAGGGCACGCTCCTCATGGCCCTGCTGCGTGGCGTGGGAGTTCGCTGCCGACTGCACGGGTTCACAATCCACAAGGCGCTTCAGAGAGGCGTCGTTCCGGAACTCGTCTATCCCCTCGCGCCGTCCGAAATCCTCCACTCCTGGGTAGAGGTGGACTTGGGCGACGGATGGGTCAATCACCGCCAGAACTTCGGATTTGTGCGCGACTTGCTCTATCGCCACGTCATCCGTCACTGGATGAATGCCAGGGTTCGCCGCATCCGCCGCGGAATCTTGCCGCCGGTCCCCGGATTCGATCGGCCGAACCACCGCCATGAGGAGACGAACCGTGCCGCATGA
- a CDS encoding SCO family protein yields the protein MQRRQLLLYGAAGAGVLGLTLFVGWWRVDGPGAPEPKGQRPLPLSAMEFRLTDHEENEVGPGNLIGRPTMVFFGFTYCPDVCPTTLSDISGWLEELGDEASEMNVVFITVDPERDTVEAMAEYVGYFHPVIRGWTGPEDQIARAAEGFRASFERVPTEGGGYTMNHTASVFLFDAEGELVTMIDYHEQREFAVPKIQRALTEDVEGAT from the coding sequence ATGCAACGTCGGCAGCTCCTTCTATACGGCGCAGCCGGTGCCGGCGTTCTTGGCCTGACGCTCTTCGTGGGCTGGTGGCGGGTGGACGGGCCCGGTGCGCCTGAACCAAAAGGGCAGCGGCCCCTGCCCCTATCGGCGATGGAGTTCCGGCTGACCGACCACGAGGAAAATGAGGTAGGGCCTGGCAACCTGATCGGTCGTCCCACAATGGTGTTTTTCGGGTTCACCTACTGCCCGGACGTCTGCCCGACGACCCTATCGGATATTTCCGGCTGGCTTGAGGAACTGGGCGACGAAGCATCAGAGATGAACGTGGTCTTCATCACGGTCGACCCGGAGCGGGACACGGTCGAGGCCATGGCCGAATATGTCGGCTATTTTCATCCGGTCATTCGTGGCTGGACGGGGCCGGAAGACCAAATTGCCCGCGCTGCAGAAGGGTTTCGTGCCTCATTTGAGCGCGTCCCGACTGAGGGCGGCGGCTATACGATGAACCATACGGCAAGCGTATTCCTGTTCGATGCCGAGGGTGAGCTCGTCACCATGATCGACTATCACGAGCAAAGAGAATTCGCGGTGCCGAAGATCCAGCGCGCACTGACAGAAGACGTAGAGGGGGCAACATGA
- a CDS encoding TrbC/VirB2 family protein — translation MKQISNLFVASLALFLFIAEPALAQSIDLSPIQSLLQGIVDALTGPLGVVIATLAVLGVFLSWFFNIIDLRQALWVLVGIAGVAAAPTIVAAVFAGG, via the coding sequence GTGAAACAGATTTCAAACCTCTTTGTCGCCTCGCTGGCGCTATTCCTGTTCATTGCCGAGCCCGCCCTTGCACAGAGCATCGATCTCTCCCCGATCCAGAGCTTGTTGCAGGGCATTGTCGATGCGCTGACCGGCCCTCTTGGTGTGGTCATCGCCACACTCGCGGTCCTCGGCGTTTTCTTGAGCTGGTTCTTCAACATCATCGACCTGCGCCAAGCGCTTTGGGTCCTCGTGGGCATCGCTGGTGTTGCCGCCGCTCCCACCATTGTTGCCGCGGTCTTCGCCGGTGGCTGA
- a CDS encoding cation transporter, translated as MAEQRNATERRTLWIVLGLNIGLAVAFFASGAFGESSALIANGLDNLSDSFVYAISLFALSRSAKWKRGAANVSGGLLILFALGILYDAWRRYVGGSDPLGTIMIVMALVAAAINALCVWLLARLRDPDVNIRAANTFSWNDFAANLGIVVAGGLVAWLGTNWPDLVVGVIVAGIAAWGGVGILRDAHGEHHKAVHNDDQVTKDSA; from the coding sequence ATGGCGGAGCAGAGAAACGCAACGGAAAGACGCACACTCTGGATCGTGCTGGGTCTCAACATCGGGCTGGCAGTCGCTTTCTTCGCCTCGGGCGCATTCGGCGAGTCAAGCGCGCTTATCGCCAATGGCCTCGACAATCTGTCGGACAGTTTCGTCTACGCGATCAGCCTCTTCGCGCTGTCCCGCTCCGCCAAGTGGAAGCGCGGAGCGGCGAACGTTTCGGGCGGCCTGCTGATCCTCTTCGCCCTTGGAATCCTGTATGACGCGTGGCGCCGCTACGTCGGCGGATCGGATCCTCTTGGCACGATCATGATTGTCATGGCGCTGGTAGCGGCGGCCATCAACGCACTTTGCGTCTGGCTGCTGGCACGGCTTCGCGATCCAGACGTAAACATCCGAGCGGCGAATACGTTCAGCTGGAACGACTTCGCGGCCAATCTCGGAATCGTCGTCGCAGGCGGGCTCGTAGCCTGGCTCGGAACGAATTGGCCGGACCTTGTCGTGGGCGTGATTGTCGCCGGCATCGCGGCCTGGGGTGGCGTCGGAATCCTGAGAGACGCGCATGGTGAACACCACAAGGCGGTGCACAATGACGATCAGGTAACCAAGGACTCGGCCTGA
- a CDS encoding SCO family protein, protein MAGAAAFVFIWLLLWSDYRADLARTESEPPFLADFELTDHRGMVQTDEDFAGRWMLVFFGFTNCPDVCPTTLSEVAAVMEGLGDEAAMVQPIFITIDPERDTPTALAEYVPLFDAGIIGLTGTPEQIAATSETFPIFFERIEQATAPGGYTMGHTSHLFLFDTQAGFADSWPYGTPAEEILADLRQRI, encoded by the coding sequence TTGGCGGGCGCGGCGGCGTTCGTTTTCATCTGGCTGTTGCTATGGTCCGACTACCGTGCCGATCTTGCCCGCACCGAGAGTGAACCACCGTTTCTTGCTGATTTCGAACTGACCGATCATCGCGGCATGGTCCAAACGGACGAAGATTTCGCAGGGCGCTGGATGCTGGTCTTCTTTGGCTTCACCAATTGCCCCGACGTCTGTCCGACAACACTGTCCGAAGTCGCGGCCGTGATGGAGGGCCTGGGCGATGAGGCAGCAATGGTTCAGCCGATTTTCATAACGATTGATCCGGAGCGGGATACGCCGACTGCACTTGCCGAGTATGTGCCCCTGTTCGACGCAGGGATCATCGGGCTGACCGGTACACCGGAGCAGATCGCCGCGACATCCGAAACCTTTCCGATATTCTTTGAGCGGATCGAGCAGGCGACTGCGCCGGGCGGATACACGATGGGTCACACGTCGCATCTTTTCCTTTTCGACACGCAAGCAGGCTTCGCGGACTCCTGGCCCTACGGCACGCCCGCCGAAGAGATCCTCGCCGATCTGAGACAGAGGATCTGA
- a CDS encoding copper chaperone PCu(A)C, whose product MKKLRYTNALAVLLTVAGLSAPALAGSEDVVVENAWSRASIGVNRPGAAYMTVRNTGEDAVTLTGLATPLAMMPEIHESKTNSDGVSSMAPAGEITIEPGQSVALEPGGLHAMLMKLQEPMTEGENFPLTLTFSDGGKVTVEVPILGIAARGPEG is encoded by the coding sequence GTGAAGAAGTTGAGATATACCAATGCATTGGCCGTGCTTTTGACGGTTGCAGGGCTGTCGGCCCCCGCACTGGCCGGTTCGGAGGATGTCGTGGTCGAGAATGCGTGGTCCCGCGCCTCGATCGGCGTCAACAGGCCAGGTGCCGCCTATATGACCGTGCGCAACACGGGTGAAGACGCCGTTACGCTGACCGGACTTGCGACACCGCTGGCAATGATGCCCGAGATCCATGAGTCGAAAACCAACTCCGATGGCGTCAGTTCCATGGCGCCTGCAGGCGAGATCACGATTGAGCCCGGCCAAAGCGTGGCATTGGAGCCGGGCGGGTTGCACGCCATGCTCATGAAGCTGCAAGAGCCGATGACCGAAGGCGAGAATTTCCCGCTGACACTGACCTTCTCGGATGGCGGCAAGGTGACGGTCGAGGTCCCAATCCTCGGAATCGCCGCGCGTGGACCGGAGGGCTGA
- a CDS encoding helix-turn-helix domain-containing protein: MLTIGTLAKKTGTKVQTIRYYEQIGLMPEPGRTEGGQRRYGDAELDRLSFVRHARQLGFSLDAIRELLDLSDHPGKSCAEADAIARRQLKQVEQRLARLEALRTELKRMVHECSGGQTSDCRVLEVLRDHSECLTDHEEIGA, translated from the coding sequence ATGCTGACGATTGGGACGCTGGCGAAGAAGACCGGAACAAAGGTGCAGACCATCCGGTATTACGAGCAGATCGGACTTATGCCTGAGCCCGGCAGGACCGAGGGGGGCCAACGACGCTATGGCGACGCCGAACTCGACCGCTTGTCATTCGTCCGGCACGCACGGCAACTGGGGTTCTCGTTGGACGCGATCCGTGAGCTCCTCGATCTCAGCGATCATCCGGGAAAGTCCTGCGCTGAGGCGGATGCAATAGCCCGTCGGCAACTCAAACAGGTCGAGCAACGATTGGCGCGGCTCGAGGCGCTGCGGACGGAATTGAAGCGGATGGTGCATGAGTGCAGCGGCGGACAGACTTCTGATTGCCGTGTGCTCGAGGTACTGCGCGACCATTCCGAATGCCTGACCGACCATGAAGAGATCGGCGCCTGA
- a CDS encoding thioredoxin domain-containing protein, translated as MKRRGLILSVLALGVAGFGGAAWYATRPDPIAASDPIDPEMADALIRPYSPILGPEDAPVTIVEFFDPACEACRAFYPVVEDIMAEHGDAVRVVIRYTPFHGEASVEAIRVLEAARMQDVFEPVLEAVLREQPRWASHGTPAPGLILEIAASGGLDVEAARTQMLAPGVVAVLNQDRADVETVGVRQTPTFFVNGKPLDPFGEAELRRLVAVEVAASQS; from the coding sequence ATGAAACGACGCGGCCTCATCCTGTCCGTTCTCGCGCTCGGGGTCGCCGGTTTCGGCGGTGCCGCCTGGTATGCCACCCGCCCCGACCCGATTGCCGCGTCCGATCCCATCGACCCTGAAATGGCCGACGCGCTGATCCGACCCTATTCCCCGATCCTCGGGCCCGAGGATGCGCCCGTAACCATCGTTGAATTCTTCGACCCGGCCTGCGAGGCATGCCGCGCTTTCTATCCGGTCGTCGAGGATATCATGGCGGAGCACGGAGACGCGGTGCGCGTTGTAATCCGCTATACGCCTTTTCACGGCGAGGCGTCGGTAGAAGCGATCCGTGTGCTCGAGGCGGCGCGCATGCAGGACGTGTTTGAACCTGTGCTCGAGGCAGTCTTGCGAGAGCAGCCCAGATGGGCGTCTCACGGGACCCCGGCACCCGGATTGATCCTTGAGATTGCAGCAAGCGGAGGTCTGGATGTCGAAGCTGCCCGGACACAGATGCTGGCCCCCGGTGTTGTGGCGGTGCTCAACCAGGACCGCGCCGATGTCGAGACAGTCGGGGTCCGCCAAACGCCCACGTTCTTCGTGAACGGCAAGCCTCTCGATCCGTTCGGTGAGGCCGAATTGCGGAGGCTGGTGGCAGTGGAAGTTGCGGCAAGCCAAAGCTGA
- a CDS encoding disulfide bond formation protein B — translation MTRLSGETALGLAWIIALTASLAVLFIGEVLGQTPCVLCWFQRAFMFPLAIILGLGLWWQDRRVGRYGIALALGGAAVALWHLGLYVGVIPERIQPCTATGPSCTDDNQLVFGIPIPLMALVAFAMIGLLSALSLKETQK, via the coding sequence ATGACCCGACTTTCCGGAGAGACGGCCCTTGGCCTGGCCTGGATCATCGCGCTCACCGCGTCGCTTGCCGTGCTCTTCATCGGCGAGGTTCTGGGGCAGACACCTTGCGTGCTCTGCTGGTTCCAGCGTGCCTTCATGTTCCCCTTGGCCATCATCCTCGGGCTTGGGCTGTGGTGGCAGGATCGGCGCGTGGGTCGCTACGGGATCGCGCTGGCTTTGGGCGGTGCCGCCGTCGCGCTTTGGCACTTGGGCCTCTATGTCGGCGTTATCCCCGAGCGTATCCAGCCCTGCACGGCGACCGGCCCATCCTGTACCGACGACAATCAACTGGTCTTCGGCATTCCGATTCCTTTGATGGCGCTCGTCGCCTTCGCGATGATCGGTCTGCTGTCGGCTCTCTCACTGAAGGAAACACAAAAATGA